From a region of the Halorubrum sp. BV1 genome:
- a CDS encoding diadenylate cyclase, translating into MSRLAIEYGSHDRVREILDRLTYCTEHVSRSFDGWDEPHAKGPGLYFAVVADREYGAYADAMGDNRWPRDRCRSVFEEDEFVDAAEAVSLEQDGGIVVAADGEIESQMVRFRDLGTRSGESDLVDDVSYEPWMGSRHMSAIETSVRPEVVATVTLSEETGRVSIFRDGDAESMERDELGRPWRVD; encoded by the coding sequence ATGAGCCGCCTCGCCATCGAGTACGGATCACACGACCGGGTCAGGGAGATACTCGATCGCCTGACCTACTGTACGGAGCACGTCAGCCGGTCGTTCGACGGCTGGGACGAGCCCCACGCCAAAGGCCCCGGGTTGTATTTCGCCGTCGTCGCGGACCGCGAGTACGGCGCGTACGCCGACGCGATGGGCGACAACCGCTGGCCCCGAGACAGGTGCCGGTCCGTCTTCGAGGAGGACGAGTTCGTCGACGCGGCGGAGGCCGTGAGCCTCGAACAAGACGGCGGTATCGTCGTCGCCGCCGACGGCGAGATCGAGTCGCAGATGGTGCGGTTCCGCGATCTGGGGACCCGGAGCGGTGAGTCGGACCTCGTCGATGACGTGAGCTACGAGCCGTGGATGGGGTCCAGACACATGAGTGCGATCGAGACATCGGTCCGACCGGAGGTCGTCGCGACAGTCACGCTGAGCGAGGAGACGGGGCGCGTGAGCATCTTCCGCGACGGCGACGCGGAATCGATGGAGCGCGACGAACTGGGCCGACCGTGGCGCGTCGACTGA
- the cruF gene encoding bisanhydrobacterioruberin hydratase, with product MSDESGSAASDAAAPDGSASSSASDGTAPSTSAATRTEAVCARLPVARGEEEALLDRLVRENRFTIAVVFPLVGAVALVGSAEGWVPDPLAFNPWFVLFGVLVMRSPLVVGVLPSIDRRALGWVGVLVAYTYAIEFVGVATGWPYGGFAYTVSLGPMLGGVPLALPVFFIPLVVNAYLLCLLLLGPRAEHGWLRLATVIAAVVAMDVVLDPGAVALGFWDFGGGAFFGVPLSNYAGWVLSATVAVVTLDRAFGLNDLRARLRDCEFMLDDMVSFVILWGGINLFYGNLVPAAVAAAFGIGLVRADRFDARLFVPWT from the coding sequence ATGAGCGACGAGAGCGGATCGGCCGCGAGCGACGCGGCCGCACCCGACGGCTCCGCTTCCTCGTCCGCGAGCGACGGGACCGCTCCCTCGACGTCGGCCGCCACCCGGACCGAAGCCGTCTGCGCCCGGCTCCCGGTCGCCCGCGGGGAGGAGGAGGCCCTCCTCGACCGGCTCGTCCGGGAGAACCGATTCACAATCGCCGTGGTGTTCCCGCTCGTCGGAGCGGTCGCGCTCGTCGGCAGCGCCGAGGGATGGGTACCCGATCCGCTCGCGTTCAACCCGTGGTTCGTGCTGTTCGGCGTGCTGGTGATGCGCTCGCCGCTCGTCGTCGGCGTGCTGCCGTCTATCGACCGTCGCGCGCTCGGCTGGGTCGGCGTCCTCGTCGCGTACACCTACGCGATCGAGTTCGTCGGCGTCGCGACCGGCTGGCCCTACGGGGGGTTCGCGTACACCGTGAGTCTCGGGCCGATGCTCGGCGGCGTGCCGCTCGCACTTCCCGTCTTCTTCATCCCGCTCGTGGTCAACGCGTACCTGCTCTGTCTGTTGTTGCTCGGGCCGCGGGCCGAGCACGGATGGCTCCGGCTCGCGACCGTGATCGCCGCCGTCGTCGCGATGGACGTGGTCCTCGACCCGGGCGCGGTCGCGCTCGGCTTCTGGGACTTTGGCGGCGGCGCGTTCTTCGGCGTGCCACTCTCGAACTACGCCGGCTGGGTGCTCTCCGCGACGGTCGCGGTCGTCACCCTCGACCGGGCGTTCGGTCTCAACGACCTCCGCGCCCGCCTGCGCGACTGCGAGTTCATGCTCGACGACATGGTGAGCTTCGTCATCCTCTGGGGCGGGATCAACCTCTTTTACGGGAACCTCGTCCCTGCCGCCGTCGCCGCCGCGTTCGGCATCGGTCTCGTCCGCGCGGATCGGTTCGACGCCCGGCTTTTCGTCCCGTGGACGTGA